The proteins below come from a single uncultured Campylobacter sp. genomic window:
- a CDS encoding HypC/HybG/HupF family hydrogenase formation chaperone: MCLSIPSKVIAIDEDNVATVETLGVSRRVSLDLIAEPVAVGEYVLIHVGYAMEKIDTKFALESIEIYRQIAKDMQSGRIGADEGDAGLSAMQEAANKPDAKEKA, from the coding sequence ATGTGCCTCTCAATCCCTTCAAAAGTGATCGCGATCGACGAAGATAACGTCGCTACCGTAGAGACGCTAGGCGTGAGCCGCCGCGTGAGCCTCGACCTCATCGCCGAGCCCGTGGCCGTCGGCGAATACGTACTCATCCACGTCGGCTACGCGATGGAAAAAATCGATACGAAATTTGCGCTAGAAAGTATCGAAATCTACCGCCAAATCGCCAAAGATATGCAAAGCGGCCGGATCGGCGCGGATGAGGGCGACGCGGGACTAAGCGCTATGCAAGAGGCGGCAAATAAGCCGGACGCAAAGGAAAAAGCGTGA
- the hypB gene encoding hydrogenase nickel incorporation protein HypB: MCKDCGCSLSGHDHTHTHADGTTHSHAHDHGAEHGHGAAHEHSHGHAHPALNDSKTVEVITKILSQNDEEAAHNRAHLDEHGILCVNLMSSPGSGKTTLLEATIKSGKFKIGVVEGDLETNQDADRIIKAGGKAHQITTGQACHLDAFMVHKGLHHLPLEGLDIVFVENVGNLVCPASYDVGSHFNVVLLSVPEGDDKVAKYPVMFRAADLIVITKTSLLPHFEFDVKKVVKEARKLNPKVDVVELDAKTGEGMEKWLDFLKFKKELR; this comes from the coding sequence ATGTGTAAAGATTGCGGATGCTCGCTCAGTGGACACGACCACACCCATACTCATGCTGACGGCACGACTCACTCGCATGCTCACGATCACGGCGCCGAGCACGGACACGGCGCGGCTCACGAGCATAGTCACGGCCACGCGCACCCGGCGCTAAACGACAGCAAAACCGTCGAAGTGATAACGAAAATTTTATCCCAAAACGACGAAGAGGCCGCGCACAACCGCGCTCATTTGGACGAGCACGGGATTTTATGCGTAAATCTCATGAGCAGTCCCGGCAGCGGCAAGACAACGCTACTAGAAGCTACGATAAAAAGCGGTAAATTTAAAATCGGCGTCGTCGAGGGCGATCTAGAAACCAATCAAGACGCCGACCGCATAATAAAAGCAGGCGGCAAGGCCCATCAGATCACGACCGGGCAGGCATGCCACCTGGATGCGTTTATGGTGCACAAGGGGCTCCATCATCTGCCGCTAGAGGGCCTTGATATAGTTTTCGTAGAAAACGTCGGCAACCTCGTTTGCCCCGCTAGCTACGACGTCGGCTCGCACTTTAACGTCGTGCTGCTATCGGTGCCCGAAGGCGACGATAAGGTAGCTAAATACCCCGTGATGTTTCGCGCTGCCGATCTTATCGTGATAACTAAAACTTCGCTGTTGCCGCATTTTGAATTTGACGTTAAAAAAGTCGTCAAAGAGGCTCGCAAACTAAATCCAAAGGTCGACGTCGTCGAGCTTGACGCAAAAACGGGCGAGGGTATGGAGAAGTGGCTGGATTTTTTAAAATTTAAAAAAGAGCTTAGATAA
- a CDS encoding GDYXXLXY domain-containing protein — protein MKLKLIFAAAVFQILAVIAMLAYAYAPIYFGKEILLRTTVYDPRDMFRGDYVRLSYGFAGIYELDKRDSNLSKRQQLHGAKIYAVLKQDKDGRYKFDKYSFERPNGGTFLAGRVDYNTANFGIEAFFMPPKKAQQMERDMMEFNATAVISVMNNGKARIKDIVLEKPNVGKSRGH, from the coding sequence ATGAAACTAAAGCTGATTTTTGCCGCCGCGGTATTTCAAATTTTAGCCGTGATTGCGATGCTTGCGTATGCGTACGCGCCGATATATTTTGGCAAAGAGATCTTGCTGCGAACTACGGTTTATGATCCGCGCGATATGTTTCGCGGCGACTACGTGCGCCTTAGCTACGGCTTTGCAGGCATTTACGAGCTAGATAAAAGAGACTCGAATTTAAGCAAAAGGCAGCAGTTGCACGGCGCTAAAATTTACGCCGTTTTAAAGCAAGATAAAGATGGCAGGTATAAATTTGACAAATATAGCTTCGAGCGGCCTAACGGCGGGACGTTTTTAGCTGGCAGGGTTGATTATAATACCGCAAATTTCGGCATCGAGGCCTTTTTTATGCCGCCTAAAAAAGCGCAGCAGATGGAGCGAGATATGATGGAGTTTAACGCCACCGCCGTCATTAGCGTGATGAATAACGGCAAAGCTCGTATCAAAGATATCGTGCTAGAAAAACCAAACGTGGGCAAGTCTCGCGGACATTAA
- a CDS encoding DUF2157 domain-containing protein, giving the protein MMIFHKNFLAYELAKWREEGLVSDEAARKIAARYDMDLPGENERRSFILKLVAYLFLALSLFTLVGANWEELPRAVRLIIVLGILAAVNFSGVLAQKNGKETQATTLFFLGNFCYGAAIVLVAQIYHLGEHMPDGVLLWAVGALALGLATRKSIIALQAIVLGLIWFLMEFEFSGVSHGFLLFIVACAAVLWRDDSRLLTGALFASVFSYIVSFVLYERYFLANLRVDDALYGVHFFALSYCLLAVCASFLLERAGKFELAFYLKTVGIVCGAGILCFDMSLYEDLHFSRPWSYGAQNYEQVLNGVTFLKSVFGALFAVFCAVSLGLAFYFKKYVAATVGALLVALPFILDAFAGYEEGVFSLIGVCVAVALIKQNNMKFGIALIFWVAFVRYVDLVGDYVSASALFLVFALVVLGVSRISKKRSAR; this is encoded by the coding sequence ATGATGATATTTCATAAAAATTTTCTCGCATACGAGCTTGCGAAGTGGCGAGAAGAAGGGCTGGTAAGCGACGAGGCGGCGCGCAAGATAGCGGCTAGATACGATATGGATTTACCAGGCGAAAACGAGCGACGAAGCTTTATTTTAAAGCTCGTAGCGTATCTGTTTTTGGCGCTTTCGCTATTTACGTTAGTTGGCGCAAACTGGGAGGAGCTGCCGCGCGCCGTGAGGCTAATCATCGTGCTTGGCATACTGGCGGCGGTAAATTTTAGCGGAGTTTTGGCGCAGAAAAACGGCAAAGAGACGCAGGCTACGACGCTGTTTTTTCTGGGTAACTTTTGCTACGGCGCGGCGATCGTTTTAGTCGCGCAAATTTACCATTTAGGCGAGCATATGCCTGACGGCGTGCTGCTGTGGGCGGTCGGAGCTTTGGCGCTGGGACTTGCGACGCGTAAGTCCATTATCGCATTGCAAGCTATTGTTTTGGGGCTTATTTGGTTTTTGATGGAGTTTGAGTTTAGCGGCGTTTCGCACGGATTTTTGTTATTTATAGTAGCCTGCGCGGCGGTGCTTTGGCGCGACGACTCGCGGCTACTTACGGGCGCGCTTTTTGCGAGCGTGTTTTCTTATATTGTATCTTTCGTGCTTTACGAGCGGTATTTTCTAGCTAATTTGCGCGTGGACGATGCGCTTTACGGCGTTCATTTTTTTGCGCTTAGCTACTGCCTGCTAGCCGTTTGCGCTTCGTTTTTGCTTGAGAGAGCGGGCAAATTTGAACTCGCGTTTTATCTCAAAACCGTCGGCATCGTCTGCGGCGCGGGCATCTTGTGCTTTGATATGTCGCTTTACGAGGATTTGCATTTTTCTCGTCCGTGGTCTTACGGCGCCCAGAACTACGAGCAGGTTTTAAACGGGGTTACGTTTTTAAAAAGCGTGTTTGGGGCGCTGTTTGCCGTATTTTGCGCGGTATCTTTGGGACTTGCGTTTTACTTTAAAAAATACGTCGCCGCAACAGTCGGAGCGCTTTTGGTCGCGCTACCTTTTATCTTAGACGCGTTTGCGGGCTACGAGGAGGGCGTGTTTTCGCTCATCGGCGTTTGCGTCGCGGTCGCTCTTATCAAGCAAAATAATATGAAATTCGGCATCGCGCTTATCTTTTGGGTGGCGTTCGTGCGCTACGTCGATCTAGTCGGCGATTACGTCAGCGCCAGCGCGCTATTTTTGGTATTTGCGCTCGTGGTGCTCGGGGTCTCTAGGATATCTAAAAAAAGGAGCGCGAGATGA
- the nikR gene encoding nickel-responsive transcriptional regulator NikR, with translation MENIIRFSVSLPKQLLDELDSKIGAQGYASRSEFTRDLIREKIVNDSWKDADEDLIGVLTLIYLHHQNDLVVKMMDIEHKANLHIACTTHVHVDHDNCLETLILRGKAGSIEKFSEKMGGLKGVKFAKLTKAAVPHS, from the coding sequence GTGGAAAACATCATCAGGTTTAGTGTATCGTTGCCAAAACAACTCCTCGACGAGCTAGATAGCAAGATAGGCGCTCAGGGCTATGCTTCAAGAAGCGAATTTACTCGCGATTTGATTAGAGAAAAAATAGTAAATGACAGCTGGAAGGACGCGGATGAGGATCTTATCGGCGTTTTGACGCTCATTTATCTACATCACCAAAACGACCTCGTCGTGAAAATGATGGACATCGAGCACAAGGCGAACCTGCATATCGCCTGCACGACTCACGTCCACGTGGATCACGATAACTGCCTAGAGACTCTGATACTGCGCGGCAAAGCAGGGTCTATCGAGAAATTTTCAGAAAAAATGGGCGGACTAAAAGGGGTTAAATTTGCAAAACTCACCAAGGCCGCCGTCCCTCACTCGTAG
- the hypF gene encoding carbamoyltransferase HypF, whose translation MKRCFRYEISGLVQGVGFRPFVYNLALKFGLAGEIYNDDEGVKLTLCGRDEQIEKFEKALYEELPSLARIDEMRKTELESAKFDEFKIVASKSAKKHAPILPDFALCADCEREFYDPTDPRYHYPFINCTNCGPRFSIIKSLPYDRANTTMSAFKMCEFCGGEYKNPLNRRYHAQPVSCPNCGPRLTLKDKFGRVLALDNESAKQAAQLINEGKILAVKGLGGFHLMCRLEEDTVGLLRERKKRPKKPFAVMCKDLARAKKYAQISPKEQQLLSSNLKPIVVLQSLPGAPVPSNLAPGLNKIGIFLPYTGVHLLLFEYLEGDVIATSANVSGEPIIYGENDLREKLGGVIDFYLDNDREIHSPSDDSIAFVAGGEPVFIRTSRGVHPKFIRTKFKSEKTVLAVGAELKNQFAIFKDGELMVSPYIGDLKNVATYERFCALINLFSEIYELKFDEIVADLHPHFLNLKWAREYAANLGSNIKQIQHHHAHLLSVILENDLDANREYLGFCFDGTGYGADGSVWGGEILKVRGKEYERVCRFDEILLIGGEASVKNIWQIAYAVILKYDLECEAEAFLAKFEPAKLKNLKILHEKQINCVKTSSLGRIFDAFAAVILGLDSISYEGEAGMSLEALYDANLDVCYEFEISSDKICFKEAFKRVLKDDAKTAATGFIKGLAKLVADVACAQPNDVLLAGGVFQNKALLENVILILKQKGKKYYINKNFTANDSSIAIGQIVFTLI comes from the coding sequence TTGAAGAGATGTTTTAGATATGAAATTTCAGGCTTAGTCCAAGGCGTCGGCTTTCGCCCCTTTGTTTATAATCTAGCCCTTAAATTCGGCCTTGCGGGCGAAATTTACAACGACGACGAGGGCGTGAAGCTAACGCTTTGCGGGCGAGACGAGCAGATAGAAAAATTTGAAAAAGCGCTTTATGAGGAGCTGCCCAGCCTCGCTCGTATCGACGAGATGAGAAAAACCGAGCTAGAGAGCGCGAAATTTGACGAGTTTAAGATAGTCGCCTCAAAATCAGCCAAAAAACACGCGCCCATCTTGCCCGATTTTGCCCTCTGTGCAGACTGCGAGCGCGAGTTTTACGATCCCACAGACCCGAGGTATCATTATCCTTTTATAAACTGCACCAACTGCGGCCCGAGGTTTTCGATTATCAAGTCGCTGCCTTACGACCGCGCAAACACGACGATGAGCGCGTTTAAGATGTGCGAATTTTGCGGCGGCGAATACAAAAATCCGCTAAATCGCCGCTATCACGCCCAGCCTGTCTCCTGCCCAAACTGCGGGCCAAGACTCACTCTAAAAGATAAATTCGGGCGGGTTTTGGCGCTGGATAACGAAAGCGCGAAGCAGGCCGCGCAGCTCATAAACGAGGGTAAAATTTTAGCCGTAAAGGGGCTTGGCGGATTTCATCTGATGTGCCGTTTAGAGGAGGACACGGTAGGGCTACTAAGAGAGCGCAAGAAGCGCCCTAAAAAGCCATTTGCCGTGATGTGCAAAGACCTAGCGCGCGCTAAAAAATACGCTCAAATTTCGCCCAAGGAGCAGCAGCTTTTAAGCTCAAATTTAAAACCTATCGTCGTTTTGCAAAGCTTGCCTGGCGCGCCGGTTCCCTCAAATTTAGCGCCGGGACTAAATAAAATCGGCATATTTTTGCCATACACCGGCGTTCATCTCTTGCTTTTTGAGTATTTAGAGGGCGACGTTATCGCCACTTCGGCCAATGTCTCGGGCGAGCCCATCATATATGGCGAAAACGACCTGCGAGAAAAGCTGGGCGGCGTGATAGATTTTTATCTAGATAACGACCGCGAGATCCACTCGCCAAGCGACGATAGTATCGCATTCGTAGCGGGCGGCGAGCCAGTTTTTATCCGCACGAGCCGCGGCGTGCATCCTAAGTTTATCCGCACGAAATTTAAGAGCGAAAAGACCGTTTTAGCCGTCGGAGCCGAGCTAAAAAACCAGTTTGCGATCTTTAAAGATGGCGAGCTGATGGTAAGCCCATATATCGGTGATCTAAAAAACGTCGCGACCTATGAGCGGTTTTGCGCGCTAATCAATCTTTTTAGCGAGATTTACGAGCTAAAATTTGACGAGATCGTAGCCGATTTGCATCCGCATTTTTTAAACTTAAAATGGGCGCGCGAGTATGCCGCGAATTTGGGTTCAAATATCAAGCAAATCCAGCATCATCACGCGCATTTGCTTTCTGTGATTTTAGAAAACGATTTGGACGCAAATCGCGAGTATTTGGGCTTTTGCTTTGACGGTACGGGATACGGCGCGGATGGGAGCGTCTGGGGTGGAGAGATCCTAAAAGTGCGCGGCAAAGAGTACGAGCGGGTTTGCAGATTTGACGAAATTTTACTGATCGGCGGCGAAGCTAGCGTAAAAAACATCTGGCAGATCGCTTATGCCGTGATTTTAAAATATGATTTAGAGTGCGAGGCGGAGGCGTTTTTAGCCAAATTTGAGCCAGCCAAGCTAAAAAATCTAAAAATCCTGCACGAAAAGCAAATAAACTGCGTTAAAACCAGCTCGCTCGGACGCATTTTCGACGCATTTGCGGCGGTGATCCTCGGACTTGATAGCATCAGCTACGAGGGCGAGGCGGGGATGAGCCTAGAAGCGCTCTACGACGCAAATTTAGACGTCTGCTACGAATTTGAGATCAGTAGTGACAAAATTTGCTTTAAAGAAGCCTTTAAAAGAGTTCTAAAAGACGATGCAAAAACGGCTGCTACGGGCTTTATAAAGGGGCTTGCAAAGCTCGTCGCAGACGTGGCTTGCGCGCAGCCTAACGACGTCTTGCTCGCAGGCGGAGTTTTTCAAAATAAAGCCCTGCTTGAAAATGTAATTTTAATTCTTAAGCAAAAAGGTAAGAAATATTACATAAATAAAAATTTTACTGCCAATGATTCGAGCATAGCTATCGGTCAAATCGTATTTACATTAATATAA
- a CDS encoding HyaD/HybD family hydrogenase maturation endopeptidase, which yields MRVLVLGIGNVMFGDEGVGVHFVKMMERNYKFSPKIRAKFDSALNLDGANSNLSGDLASRGGFKFNADGANLELRFIDGGTLAMALTPLIAQADVLIVADCVSADDGETGDVYFFGYEQVPPAVSWNGSAHEVEMLETLRLMELAGDLPRTKILGIVPKRIEPMSFELSSQAQEGVNLMEKTLLNELSKLGFSHEKIANFSVCDIALEFSKRGAI from the coding sequence ATGCGCGTTTTGGTGCTAGGTATCGGCAACGTGATGTTTGGCGACGAGGGCGTGGGAGTGCATTTTGTAAAAATGATGGAGCGAAACTATAAATTTAGCCCTAAAATCAGGGCTAAATTTGACTCCGCTTTAAATTTGGACGGCGCAAACTCAAATTTAAGCGGCGATTTAGCTAGTCGAGGCGGCTTTAAATTTAACGCAGACGGCGCAAATTTGGAGCTAAGATTTATCGATGGCGGCACGCTAGCTATGGCGCTAACGCCCCTTATAGCTCAGGCGGACGTTTTGATAGTCGCCGACTGCGTCAGCGCAGATGACGGCGAGACGGGGGACGTGTATTTTTTCGGTTACGAGCAGGTGCCGCCCGCAGTTTCTTGGAACGGCTCCGCGCACGAGGTAGAGATGCTTGAAACGTTGCGGCTGATGGAGCTTGCGGGCGATTTGCCGCGGACTAAAATTTTAGGTATCGTGCCAAAACGCATCGAGCCTATGAGCTTTGAGCTCTCGTCGCAGGCGCAAGAGGGCGTAAATTTGATGGAAAAGACGCTTTTAAACGAGCTTTCAAAGCTTGGATTTAGCCACGAAAAGATCGCAAATTTTAGCGTCTGCGATATCGCTTTAGAGTTTTCAAAAAGGGGTGCGATATGA
- the cybH gene encoding Ni/Fe-hydrogenase, b-type cytochrome subunit: protein MSEHKFDRKSEYEFSIGLRATHWIRFFAITFLVVSGYYISYVFVSPEITSEPTNFMNAKWRMAHQIAGFILIACFIFKLYLFIFDKYSRKEVVSVVDFFSPKVWIAQIKYYLFLGPHPHLKGVYNPLQFASYFFFYVVLFLICLTGLVLYVHVYHEGLGGLLYEPMRRCEELMGGLANVRTVHRVCMWVIIVFVAIHVYMAVFNAVKGKNGAMDAIISGYKYVKDEH, encoded by the coding sequence ATGAGCGAGCATAAATTTGACCGCAAAAGCGAGTATGAATTTTCCATCGGACTTAGAGCGACGCACTGGATCAGGTTTTTTGCCATCACATTTTTAGTCGTGAGCGGCTACTATATATCATATGTTTTCGTTAGTCCCGAAATCACGAGCGAACCGACGAATTTTATGAATGCTAAATGGCGTATGGCGCACCAAATCGCGGGATTTATCTTGATAGCGTGCTTTATTTTCAAGCTTTATCTGTTTATATTCGACAAATACAGCCGTAAAGAGGTCGTGAGCGTAGTTGATTTTTTTAGCCCGAAAGTCTGGATAGCGCAGATAAAATACTATCTATTTTTAGGCCCGCACCCGCATCTAAAGGGCGTTTATAATCCGCTTCAGTTTGCGTCGTATTTTTTCTTTTACGTTGTGCTTTTTCTTATTTGCCTAACGGGCCTCGTACTCTACGTCCACGTCTATCACGAGGGGCTTGGCGGGCTGCTTTACGAGCCGATGAGGCGGTGCGAGGAGCTAATGGGCGGGCTAGCAAACGTCCGCACGGTGCACCGCGTTTGCATGTGGGTCATCATCGTTTTTGTAGCCATTCACGTGTATATGGCCGTCTTTAACGCCGTAAAAGGCAAAAACGGAGCTATGGACGCGATTATTAGCGGCTACAAATACGTAAAAGACGAGCACTGA
- a CDS encoding nickel-dependent hydrogenase large subunit, translating into MSEQRIVIDPITRIEGHLRIEVVVDENNVVKEAYSGSTLWRGIEQVVKGRDPRDAGFFMQRICGVCTFSHYRAGIMAVENALGIVPPLNAQLTRTLMNNALYMHDHVVHFYQLHGLDWADVVSALSADVHKASDEAFKYCDTPYATGADKLKEVKERVEAFVKKGNLGPFANAYWGHPTYKFTPEQNLIVLSHYLECLRIQRTVAQMMAIFGSKNPHPQSLTVGGVTCVMDLLDPARLGEYLTKFQETADFINRAYYPDLVMAAKAYGSEPSVLKDVGVSNLFAYDEFLVGKNEYLIQGGVILNGDISKVYEVNGDKITEEATRAWYKNPAPLHPYDGETEPNYTGLKDMKTLGGSGKEVDTKVFDEKGKYSWIKAPRYEGKPMQVGPVASIVINYAKGNERVVKIVDKFLKDTGLPLEAVFSTLGRTATRMLEAKLVADHGLTAFNSLVENLKTDQETYAKYVIDNGKEYKGNFQGNAPRGALSHWCRIKDGVITNWQAVVPSTWNASPKDAANARGSYEECLIGLKIADLTKPLEIIRKIHSYDPCIACAVHVMDARGKRLGEYKINPNL; encoded by the coding sequence ATGAGCGAGCAAAGAATAGTAATAGATCCGATAACAAGAATAGAAGGCCACCTGCGCATAGAGGTCGTCGTAGATGAAAATAACGTAGTTAAAGAGGCCTACTCGGGCTCGACGCTCTGGCGCGGCATAGAGCAGGTCGTAAAGGGGCGAGATCCGAGGGATGCAGGGTTTTTTATGCAGAGGATTTGCGGAGTTTGTACGTTTTCGCACTACCGCGCGGGTATCATGGCCGTCGAGAACGCGCTAGGTATCGTTCCTCCGCTAAACGCGCAGCTAACGCGTACGCTGATGAATAACGCCCTTTATATGCACGATCACGTGGTGCATTTTTATCAGCTTCACGGCCTTGACTGGGCGGACGTAGTCTCGGCTCTAAGCGCGGATGTGCACAAGGCTAGCGACGAGGCGTTTAAGTACTGCGACACGCCTTACGCGACCGGCGCAGATAAGCTAAAAGAGGTAAAAGAGCGCGTTGAAGCCTTCGTAAAAAAAGGAAATTTAGGGCCTTTTGCAAACGCGTACTGGGGACATCCGACCTATAAATTTACGCCTGAGCAAAATTTGATCGTGCTTTCGCACTACTTAGAGTGCCTAAGGATACAAAGAACGGTAGCGCAGATGATGGCGATATTTGGCTCCAAAAACCCGCACCCCCAAAGCCTAACCGTGGGCGGCGTGACCTGCGTCATGGACTTGCTAGATCCTGCAAGACTGGGCGAATATCTAACCAAATTTCAAGAAACGGCCGATTTTATTAACAGGGCGTATTATCCAGATCTCGTCATGGCGGCTAAAGCCTACGGCAGCGAGCCAAGCGTGCTAAAAGACGTCGGCGTGTCAAATTTATTCGCTTACGACGAGTTTTTAGTCGGCAAAAACGAGTACCTGATCCAAGGCGGAGTTATCCTAAACGGCGACATTAGCAAGGTTTATGAAGTAAACGGCGACAAGATCACCGAGGAAGCCACTCGCGCATGGTATAAAAACCCGGCTCCGCTGCATCCATACGACGGCGAGACCGAGCCAAACTACACCGGCTTAAAAGATATGAAAACATTGGGCGGCAGCGGCAAAGAGGTAGATACCAAGGTCTTTGACGAAAAGGGCAAATATAGCTGGATCAAAGCCCCTCGCTATGAGGGCAAACCTATGCAGGTAGGCCCGGTAGCCAGCATCGTGATAAACTACGCCAAAGGCAACGAGCGCGTGGTAAAGATCGTAGATAAATTTTTAAAAGATACGGGACTTCCGCTTGAGGCGGTATTTTCTACTCTAGGTAGAACCGCAACCAGGATGCTAGAGGCTAAACTAGTAGCCGATCACGGTCTAACGGCCTTTAATAGCCTAGTAGAAAATCTAAAAACCGATCAAGAAACCTACGCTAAGTACGTCATAGATAACGGCAAAGAGTATAAAGGAAATTTCCAAGGCAACGCCCCTCGCGGCGCGCTTAGCCACTGGTGCCGCATAAAAGACGGCGTGATAACCAACTGGCAGGCAGTCGTGCCTAGCACGTGGAACGCCTCGCCAAAAGACGCCGCAAACGCGCGAGGAAGCTACGAGGAGTGCCTCATCGGGCTAAAGATCGCCGATCTAACCAAGCCGCTTGAGATCATACGCAAGATCCACTCCTACGATCCTTGTATCGCATGCGCCGTGCACGTGATGGATGCGCGCGGCAAGCGGCTGGGCGAATACAAAATCAACCCGAATTTGTGA
- a CDS encoding hydrogenase small subunit, translating into MRDDVLVRINERLSVLAALPALKNGSIGEALKKSGFSRRDFMKWAGAMTAFMALPASMAPTVARAAELSDRLPVIWLHMAECTGCSESLLRTDAPSIDSLIFDYISLEYHETVMAAAGWQAEENLESAIEKYKDRYILLVEGGIPTGETENYLTVGPLGLSGLHHAKHASENAAAIFAIGTCSSFGGVQAAKPNPSNSVGLSKVTSKPVINVPGCPPSEKNIVGNVLHYILFGTLPALDVFNRPKWAYGLRIHDLCERRGHFDAGEFVQTFGDEGAKNGYCLYKVGCKGPYTFNNCSRERFNQHTSWPVQAGHGCIGCSEPDFWDTMGPFEEPMADRLFNTVLGLGADNVSDKIGIGVLALAGIGIAAHAAVSIFAKDKEEA; encoded by the coding sequence ATGAGAGACGATGTCCTAGTTAGGATAAACGAGAGGCTTAGCGTGCTTGCCGCGCTTCCGGCTCTAAAAAACGGATCGATCGGCGAAGCTTTAAAGAAAAGCGGATTTAGTAGGCGCGATTTTATGAAATGGGCGGGCGCGATGACGGCGTTTATGGCGCTACCGGCATCTATGGCGCCAACCGTGGCTAGGGCTGCCGAGCTTAGCGATAGACTGCCCGTGATATGGCTACACATGGCCGAGTGCACCGGATGCAGCGAGAGTTTGCTTCGCACCGATGCGCCGAGTATAGATAGCTTGATTTTTGACTACATCAGCCTCGAGTATCACGAAACCGTGATGGCTGCGGCAGGCTGGCAGGCCGAGGAAAACCTAGAAAGCGCGATCGAAAAATACAAAGACAGATACATCCTGCTAGTCGAGGGCGGCATACCTACGGGCGAGACGGAAAACTATCTAACGGTCGGTCCTTTGGGGCTTAGCGGCCTTCATCACGCAAAGCACGCGAGCGAAAACGCCGCGGCGATATTTGCTATCGGTACCTGTTCGAGCTTCGGCGGAGTGCAAGCTGCAAAGCCAAATCCGTCAAATTCCGTCGGTCTATCAAAAGTAACCTCAAAACCGGTCATAAACGTCCCGGGCTGTCCTCCTAGCGAGAAAAATATCGTGGGCAACGTCCTTCACTACATACTTTTCGGTACTTTGCCCGCACTTGACGTATTTAACCGTCCAAAGTGGGCTTACGGACTTAGGATTCACGATCTTTGCGAGCGAAGAGGGCATTTTGACGCGGGCGAGTTCGTGCAGACCTTTGGCGACGAGGGCGCAAAAAACGGCTACTGCCTCTATAAAGTCGGTTGCAAAGGCCCATATACGTTTAACAACTGCTCGCGCGAGAGATTTAATCAACACACTAGCTGGCCGGTGCAGGCGGGTCACGGCTGTATAGGTTGCTCGGAGCCTGATTTTTGGGATACGATGGGGCCTTTTGAGGAGCCGATGGCAGATAGGCTGTTTAACACCGTTTTAGGCCTAGGCGCCGATAACGTCAGCGATAAAATCGGCATCGGAGTGCTGGCGCTCGCAGGTATCGGTATAGCAGCGCACGCCGCGGTAAGCATTTTTGCTAAAGACAAAGAGGAGGCGTAA